A stretch of the Mesorhizobium sp. Pch-S genome encodes the following:
- a CDS encoding D-TA family PLP-dependent enzyme translates to MSPRPKTIAEIDTPAVLIDIDRAERNIANAQKAAEAAGVKLRPHIKTHKLPFFAKKQVEAGAIGITCQKIGEAEVMADAGLTDIFLPYNIIGKAKLARLLALHRRITLSVTADSATTIAGLAETFTDPGRPLKVLVECDTGAARCGVQTAEQALALARQIDAAPGLAFGGLMTYPAAGAPQGAEAWLASARDLLERQGLACETVTSGGTPDMWRKQDATIVTEYRPGTYIYMDRYQVKQGAATADDCALTVLATVVSAPTPTRAILDSGSKALTSDLLGLPDHGELVGIPGARVTALSEEHGKVELSDGATLAVGDRVRVLPDHACVVTNLFDEIYLVSGDRVVDVLPVAARGKLS, encoded by the coding sequence ATGAGCCCACGCCCCAAGACCATTGCCGAAATCGACACGCCTGCCGTGCTGATCGACATCGACCGCGCCGAACGCAACATCGCCAATGCGCAGAAGGCCGCCGAGGCCGCCGGCGTGAAGCTGCGACCGCACATCAAGACGCACAAGCTGCCCTTCTTTGCCAAGAAGCAGGTCGAGGCGGGCGCCATCGGCATCACCTGCCAGAAGATCGGCGAGGCGGAAGTGATGGCCGATGCCGGGCTGACCGACATCTTCCTGCCCTACAACATCATTGGCAAGGCGAAGCTTGCGCGGCTGCTGGCGCTGCACAGGCGCATCACGCTGTCCGTCACCGCCGACAGCGCGACCACGATCGCCGGCCTTGCCGAGACCTTCACCGATCCCGGCCGGCCACTCAAGGTGCTGGTCGAATGCGACACCGGTGCTGCCCGCTGCGGCGTCCAGACCGCCGAGCAGGCGCTGGCGCTGGCCAGACAGATCGATGCGGCACCGGGCCTTGCCTTCGGCGGACTGATGACCTATCCGGCCGCCGGCGCGCCGCAGGGCGCGGAAGCCTGGCTCGCCAGCGCGCGCGACCTGCTCGAAAGGCAAGGGCTGGCCTGCGAGACCGTGACCAGCGGCGGCACGCCCGACATGTGGCGCAAGCAGGATGCCACCATCGTCACCGAATACCGGCCCGGCACCTATATCTACATGGACCGCTACCAGGTGAAGCAGGGCGCCGCCACGGCCGACGATTGCGCACTCACCGTGCTTGCCACCGTGGTCTCGGCGCCGACGCCGACCCGCGCCATCCTCGACAGCGGCTCCAAGGCGCTCACCAGCGACCTGCTCGGCCTGCCGGACCATGGCGAACTGGTTGGCATTCCGGGCGCCCGCGTGACGGCGCTCAGCGAGGAACACGGCAAGGTCGAACTGAGCGACGGCGCGACACTGGCGGTCGGTGACCGCGTGCGCGTGCTGCCCGACCATGCCTGCGTGGTCACCAACCTGTTTGACGAAATCTACCTCGTTTCCGGTGACCGCGTCGTCGACGTGCTGCCGGTCGCCGCGCGCGGCAAACTTTCCTGA
- a CDS encoding polysaccharide deacetylase family protein, whose translation MSLKGSAKRFLKHGAIRAGLEGVALTRAGMLWPAAAGRGVIFTLHHVRPARRGGFDPIATLSVTPEFLDEAIRVCIESGLTPAALDDLPRLLADPNEKRRFAAFTLDDGLRDNAEHAAPVFRRHGVPYTIFVTKGFIERSRSMWWETAKVLTRSKDQFEFDFGKGMETVITRNLAQKQDTYERIVHFVHSNNEDAAVAEVDRAARSRMIDPLAIVDQLVMTAEELRTLSADRLVRFGAHTQTHIAMARVDEARLADEVTGSIDAVESYVGYRPTTFAYPYGTKVAVSPREFDAVAKAGIKLAVTTRPGMLTVDSFNQPTELPRVSLNGHYQRRRYVKALLTGIPFKLF comes from the coding sequence ATGTCTCTGAAAGGCTCCGCCAAGAGGTTTCTCAAGCACGGCGCGATCCGTGCCGGCCTGGAAGGCGTCGCGCTGACGCGGGCCGGCATGCTGTGGCCGGCGGCCGCGGGGCGCGGCGTGATCTTCACCCTGCATCATGTGCGCCCGGCGCGTCGCGGTGGCTTCGACCCCATCGCAACGCTTTCGGTGACGCCGGAATTCCTTGATGAGGCAATCCGTGTCTGCATCGAGTCGGGCCTGACGCCGGCGGCGCTGGACGACCTGCCGCGCCTGCTTGCCGATCCCAATGAGAAGCGCCGCTTCGCCGCATTCACGCTGGATGACGGCCTGCGCGACAATGCCGAGCACGCCGCACCTGTGTTTCGTCGGCATGGCGTGCCCTACACCATTTTCGTCACCAAGGGTTTCATCGAACGCAGCCGCTCGATGTGGTGGGAAACGGCCAAGGTGCTGACACGCTCCAAGGACCAGTTCGAGTTCGATTTCGGCAAGGGGATGGAGACGGTCATCACGCGAAACCTTGCCCAGAAGCAGGATACCTATGAACGGATCGTCCACTTCGTGCATTCGAACAACGAGGACGCAGCCGTGGCGGAAGTCGACCGGGCTGCCCGCTCGCGCATGATCGACCCGCTCGCCATCGTCGATCAGCTGGTGATGACGGCCGAGGAACTGCGGACCCTGTCCGCCGACCGGCTGGTGCGCTTCGGGGCGCACACGCAGACCCACATCGCCATGGCGAGAGTGGATGAAGCACGGCTTGCCGATGAGGTCACCGGATCGATCGATGCCGTCGAATCCTATGTCGGTTACAGGCCGACCACCTTTGCCTATCCCTATGGTACCAAGGTTGCGGTGTCGCCACGCGAATTCGATGCCGTTGCGAAGGCCGGCATCAAACTTGCCGTCACCACCCGTCCCGGCATGCTGACGGTCGACAGCTTCAACCAGCCGACCGAACTGCCGCGTGTCTCGCTCAATGGCCACTACCAGCGGCGGCGTTACGTGAAGGCGCTGCTGACCGGCATCCCCTTCAAGCTATTCTGA
- a CDS encoding citrate synthase has product MSAWLTRDEALDRLGVRAQTLYAYVSRNQIGMQPDPADPRRSLYRLEDVEALTTRRARGRRVAAIAESAVAWGEPVFATQLSTVIHGRLIYRGEDAVTFSRDASLEDAARLLWASASTPRFATSGAPAEQFQENRVAVFRPELRENKEVECFRVSAENGNAAETGIDQAFLVLARLAARGQPSLGRNAAVLQADAMPAIAALAGALGAAPGAEPVHLRLARGWRVEQAAEVLRRVMVLVADHELNASAFAARVAASTGAPLVACLLAGLSTLYGPRHGTAADAVAMLVDDAARIGVRAAMARWIDHDRPLPGFGHPLYPDGDPRGAALLADMQLEDHILELRQAAFDATGAQPTVDFALVALTRSYRLPVDAPIRLFALGRSVGWTAHAIEQVMSGKLIRPRARYEGPLPAGA; this is encoded by the coding sequence ATGAGCGCATGGCTGACACGTGATGAGGCGCTGGACAGGCTGGGTGTGCGGGCGCAGACGCTCTACGCCTATGTCAGCCGCAACCAGATCGGCATGCAGCCCGATCCTGCCGATCCACGCCGCAGCCTTTACCGGCTGGAGGATGTCGAAGCGCTCACCACCCGGCGCGCGCGCGGCCGGCGTGTCGCGGCGATCGCCGAAAGTGCGGTCGCCTGGGGTGAGCCGGTGTTTGCGACGCAACTCTCCACCGTCATCCACGGCAGGCTGATTTACCGCGGCGAGGATGCGGTGACCTTCTCGCGCGATGCCAGTCTGGAGGACGCTGCACGGCTTTTATGGGCCAGCGCTTCCACCCCACGTTTTGCGACGTCGGGGGCTCCGGCAGAGCAATTCCAGGAAAACCGCGTAGCGGTTTTCCGTCCGGAATTGCGTGAAAACAAAGAGGTGGAGTGTTTCCGCGTTTCCGCCGAAAACGGAAACGCTGCAGAGACGGGCATCGACCAGGCCTTTTTGGTGCTGGCCAGACTGGCGGCCAGGGGTCAGCCCTCGCTGGGGCGCAATGCCGCCGTACTGCAGGCCGACGCAATGCCCGCCATCGCGGCTCTTGCCGGTGCACTCGGGGCTGCGCCGGGTGCGGAGCCGGTGCACCTGAGGCTGGCAAGGGGCTGGCGGGTCGAGCAGGCAGCGGAGGTGTTGCGTCGCGTCATGGTGCTGGTGGCCGACCACGAACTCAACGCTTCGGCCTTTGCAGCCCGCGTCGCCGCCTCCACCGGCGCACCGCTCGTTGCCTGTCTGCTGGCCGGCCTGTCGACACTCTACGGTCCTCGCCACGGCACCGCGGCTGACGCTGTCGCCATGCTTGTGGACGACGCGGCACGGATCGGCGTGCGTGCTGCAATGGCACGCTGGATCGATCATGACCGGCCGCTGCCGGGTTTCGGCCATCCGCTCTATCCCGACGGCGACCCGCGCGGGGCAGCATTGCTGGCCGACATGCAACTCGAAGACCATATTCTCGAGCTGCGCCAGGCAGCCTTTGATGCCACCGGCGCGCAGCCGACGGTCGATTTTGCGCTGGTGGCGCTGACCCGGTCCTATCGTTTGCCGGTCGATGCGCCCATCCGCCTGTTCGCGCTGGGCCGCAGCGTCGGCTGGACAGCGCACGCCATCGAGCAGGTCATGTCAGGCAAGCTGATCCGCCCGCGCGCCCGCTATGAGGGGCCGCTGCCTGCCGGCGCCTGA
- the pmtA gene encoding phospholipid N-methyltransferase PmtA — protein MGRGPGLRKSLAEKFDDELKFFKGWIDKPKAVGSIVPTSSITARKMASIIDTGSGLPVLEVGPGTGVITRAILERGVKPENLYAVEYSHDFVQHLRRLYPGVNVIEGDAFNLNETLGEHRGLTFDSVVTGVPLLNFPVAQRISYLESLLDRIPAGRPVVQLTYGPMSPIPPGRGNYTVEHFHFVLRNIPPTRLWIYRRPAN, from the coding sequence ATGGGACGTGGCCCTGGATTGAGGAAGTCGCTCGCCGAGAAGTTCGACGACGAGCTGAAATTCTTCAAGGGATGGATCGACAAGCCGAAGGCTGTCGGCTCCATCGTGCCGACGAGTTCGATCACCGCTCGCAAGATGGCCTCGATCATCGACACCGGCTCCGGCCTGCCGGTTCTGGAAGTCGGCCCCGGCACCGGCGTCATCACCCGCGCCATACTGGAACGCGGTGTGAAGCCGGAGAACCTCTATGCCGTCGAATATTCCCACGATTTCGTGCAGCATCTGCGCCGCCTCTATCCGGGCGTCAATGTCATCGAGGGCGATGCCTTCAACCTCAACGAAACGCTGGGCGAACACCGTGGCCTGACCTTCGATTCCGTTGTCACCGGCGTTCCGCTGCTCAATTTCCCGGTAGCCCAGCGCATCAGCTATCTCGAAAGCCTGCTCGACCGCATTCCGGCCGGCCGGCCGGTCGTGCAGCTGACCTACGGCCCGATGTCGCCGATCCCGCCAGGACGCGGCAACTACACGGTGGAACATTTCCATTTCGTGCTGCGCAACATCCCGCCGACACGGCTGTGGATCTACCGGCGGCCTGCGAACTAG
- a CDS encoding DMT family transporter — protein sequence MKSSALPLAALEVGLIVAWSSGFIGARLAADAGTVFLVLFWRFVIVSLVLLPLLIRAARRGLTAKSLILQSMLGIFAMFGYLALGIKAIDLGVPAGTAALISALQPVATAALAGSILHERVSRLQWTGLILGLAGVSLAVGGSLGEAPLLAYILSAASTLSLVVATIAAKAMPDSTPLLPSLAIQSLVAAVLFAPLALLEGGMAPVLDLRFIAAVAWFILFSTIGGYGLYWLCLRRSSATRVGSLIYLTPPVTMIWGWLMFSETITIAAVIGFFICMTGVFLTRPTTSVRRA from the coding sequence ATGAAAAGCTCCGCGCTCCCCCTCGCGGCACTGGAAGTCGGCCTGATTGTCGCCTGGAGCTCCGGGTTCATCGGTGCACGCCTCGCAGCTGACGCGGGCACCGTGTTCCTTGTGCTGTTCTGGCGTTTTGTGATTGTCTCGCTCGTCCTGCTGCCATTGTTGATCCGTGCGGCGCGCCGGGGCTTGACGGCGAAATCGCTGATCCTCCAATCGATGCTGGGCATCTTCGCGATGTTCGGATACCTGGCGCTGGGGATCAAGGCGATCGACCTTGGCGTTCCAGCGGGCACGGCTGCGCTGATCTCCGCTCTGCAACCTGTCGCGACCGCCGCTCTGGCGGGCTCCATTCTGCATGAGCGGGTGAGCCGCCTCCAATGGACAGGATTGATCCTCGGCCTCGCGGGCGTGTCGCTCGCTGTCGGTGGTTCGCTGGGAGAAGCACCCTTGCTGGCCTATATTTTGTCGGCGGCCTCCACACTCAGCCTTGTCGTCGCGACAATCGCTGCCAAGGCCATGCCGGACAGCACGCCCCTGCTGCCGTCTTTGGCCATACAGAGTCTCGTCGCTGCGGTCCTGTTTGCCCCGCTGGCACTTCTGGAAGGAGGCATGGCGCCGGTTCTCGATCTGCGGTTCATCGCAGCCGTGGCGTGGTTTATCCTGTTCTCCACGATCGGCGGCTACGGTCTGTACTGGCTCTGCCTCCGTAGAAGCTCGGCAACCCGTGTCGGCAGCCTGATCTACCTGACCCCTCCCGTCACCATGATTTGGGGTTGGCTGATGTTTTCAGAAACGATCACCATCGCGGCGGTGATCGGCTTTTTCATCTGCATGACTGGCGTATTTCTGACGCGGCCGACAACGTCGGTGCGCAGAGCCTGA
- the pyrF gene encoding orotidine-5'-phosphate decarboxylase encodes MNDMRDRLIVGLDIPTVAEAEKAVKELGDTVSFYKIGYQLAFAGGLEFARDLAADGKKIFLDMKLLDIDNTVAKGVENIVRMGMTMLTLHAYPKTMRAAVEAAKGSDLCLLAVTVLTSMDEQDVIDAGYEYDPHTLVLRRAEQALSARMGGIVCSAEEASAVRRIVGRDMAVVTPGIRPAGADRGDQKRVVTPADAIRNGSSHLVVARPIVGAVDRRAAAQAILDEMAAA; translated from the coding sequence ATGAATGACATGCGCGACAGGCTGATCGTCGGCCTCGACATTCCGACCGTGGCCGAGGCCGAGAAGGCGGTGAAGGAGCTTGGCGACACCGTCTCCTTCTACAAGATCGGCTACCAGCTCGCTTTCGCCGGCGGGCTGGAGTTCGCGCGCGATCTTGCCGCCGACGGCAAGAAGATCTTCCTCGACATGAAGCTGCTCGACATCGACAACACCGTCGCAAAAGGTGTCGAGAACATCGTCAGGATGGGCATGACCATGCTCACCCTGCACGCCTATCCAAAGACGATGCGCGCGGCGGTGGAAGCGGCAAAAGGCAGCGATCTCTGCCTGCTCGCCGTCACCGTGCTCACCTCGATGGACGAACAGGACGTCATCGATGCCGGTTACGAATACGACCCGCACACGCTGGTGCTGCGGCGCGCCGAACAGGCGCTGTCGGCGCGCATGGGTGGCATCGTCTGCTCGGCGGAAGAGGCATCCGCCGTGCGCAGGATAGTTGGTCGCGACATGGCGGTGGTGACGCCCGGCATCCGGCCGGCGGGTGCGGACCGGGGCGACCAGAAGCGTGTCGTCACCCCGGCGGACGCGATCCGCAACGGCTCCAGCCACCTGGTGGTGGCGCGGCCGATCGTCGGCGCGGTTGACAGGCGCGCCGCTGCCCAGGCTATCCTGGACGAGATGGCCGCGGCCTGA
- the dnaJ gene encoding molecular chaperone DnaJ, which translates to MKADFYETLGVQKGADEKELKSAFRKLAMQFHPDRNPGDASCEHKFKEINEAYETLKDPQKRAAYDRFGHAAFENGGMNGGGAGFAAGGFADIFEDIFGEMMGGGRRRSSGGRERGADLRYNMEISLEEAYAGKTAQIHVPASLSCDECSGSGAKPGTQPVTCSMCHGHGKVRASQGFFSIERTCPQCQGRGQTIKDPCPKCAGQGRVTEERSLSVNIPAGIEDGTRIRLAGEGEAGLRGGPSGDLYIFLAIKPHEFFQRDGADLYCKVPISMTTAALGGSFEVTTLDGSQTRVKVPEGTQNGRQFRMKGKGMPVLRQPQIGDLYIQTAVETPQNLTRRQRELLEEFEQLSSKENSPQSSGFFSRMKDFFESFSER; encoded by the coding sequence ATGAAAGCTGATTTCTACGAAACGCTTGGCGTGCAGAAGGGCGCCGACGAGAAGGAGCTCAAAAGCGCCTTCCGCAAGCTGGCGATGCAGTTCCATCCCGACCGCAATCCCGGCGATGCCTCCTGCGAGCACAAGTTCAAGGAAATCAACGAAGCCTACGAGACGCTGAAGGACCCGCAGAAGCGCGCGGCCTATGACCGTTTCGGCCACGCCGCCTTCGAGAATGGCGGCATGAATGGCGGTGGCGCCGGTTTTGCCGCCGGCGGTTTCGCCGACATCTTCGAAGACATCTTCGGCGAGATGATGGGCGGCGGCCGTCGCCGCAGCTCCGGCGGTCGCGAGCGTGGCGCCGACCTGCGCTACAACATGGAAATCAGCCTCGAGGAGGCCTATGCCGGCAAGACCGCGCAGATCCACGTGCCGGCTTCGCTGTCCTGCGACGAATGCTCGGGCTCGGGCGCCAAGCCGGGCACGCAGCCGGTGACCTGCTCGATGTGCCATGGCCACGGCAAGGTGCGCGCCAGCCAGGGCTTCTTCTCGATCGAGCGGACCTGCCCGCAGTGTCAGGGTCGCGGCCAGACCATCAAGGACCCGTGCCCGAAATGCGCCGGCCAGGGCCGCGTCACCGAGGAGCGTTCGCTTTCGGTCAACATTCCGGCCGGCATCGAGGACGGCACCCGTATCCGGCTGGCCGGTGAAGGCGAGGCCGGGCTGCGCGGCGGCCCCTCGGGCGATCTCTACATCTTCCTGGCCATCAAGCCGCACGAATTCTTCCAGCGCGACGGCGCCGACCTCTATTGCAAGGTGCCGATCTCGATGACGACAGCCGCGCTCGGCGGCTCGTTCGAGGTGACGACGCTGGATGGCAGCCAGACCCGCGTGAAGGTGCCGGAAGGCACGCAGAACGGCCGCCAGTTCCGCATGAAGGGCAAGGGCATGCCGGTGCTGCGCCAGCCGCAGATCGGCGATCTCTACATCCAGACCGCGGTCGAGACACCGCAGAACCTGACGCGGCGCCAGCGCGAGCTTCTGGAAGAGTTCGAACAGTTGTCGTCGAAGGAGAACAGCCCGCAGTCGAGCGGTTTCTTCTCGCGCATGAAGGATTTTTTCGAGTCGTTCAGCGAACGCTGA
- a CDS encoding TetR/AcrR family transcriptional regulator, translated as MSTKRDDIIDAANRAFYRDGFAEVGIDRVVGDAGVALATFYRHFKTRSDVIAAALQRRHDGFLHALEEGDERGVESVLELFDTLEAWSTEQGGNGCFFLRAAADYPADETIGNVARSHKQQYLAAIEKRLLQGGWSNAQATQLALTVFVLLEGAVAAAFTLGDNAAVATARSAAAHLLVNAMPESG; from the coding sequence ATGAGCACGAAACGTGACGACATCATCGACGCTGCGAACCGCGCCTTTTATAGGGATGGCTTCGCCGAAGTCGGCATTGATCGCGTCGTGGGCGACGCGGGAGTCGCGCTGGCGACGTTCTATCGGCATTTCAAAACCCGCTCCGACGTGATCGCGGCTGCACTGCAGCGGCGGCATGATGGTTTTCTTCATGCGCTGGAAGAGGGAGATGAAAGGGGCGTCGAAAGCGTTCTTGAACTTTTCGACACGCTTGAAGCATGGAGCACAGAACAGGGTGGAAACGGTTGCTTCTTCCTGCGGGCGGCGGCTGATTATCCGGCCGATGAAACCATTGGCAACGTGGCACGGAGCCACAAACAGCAATATCTCGCCGCCATCGAGAAGCGCTTGTTGCAAGGTGGCTGGTCGAACGCACAGGCCACGCAGCTCGCTCTCACGGTCTTCGTTCTCCTGGAAGGCGCCGTCGCCGCAGCTTTCACGCTCGGCGACAATGCTGCCGTCGCAACGGCCAGGAGTGCAGCCGCGCATCTACTGGTCAACGCCATGCCGGAATCGGGATGA
- a CDS encoding citrate synthase/methylcitrate synthase, with the protein MTSGLDDVIAAETVLSEVDGQGGHLTIRGHALRELAGRRDFASVTHLLFEDFFADLPNEKELAARLGHARVEVFERVKALLPTLAALSVYDGMRAGTALMPDGDTLDDALRLIAAPAVLTPALLRLRKGLDAIAPDANAGHAADMLAMLTGTGANRNLSAALDTYLVTVCDHGLNASTFAARVVASTQAGLTSSALAGLGALKGPLHGGAPGPVIAMLDAIAATGDATGWLDRELAEGRRIMGFGHRIYRVRDPRADVLKTVVRRIGPDGAVGRRLAFAETVEQAALDVLGRAKPGRVLQTNVEFYTALLLEAAGFPEEAFTCVFAAGRMAGWIAHAREQQATGRLIRPQSRYIGPVPDLVA; encoded by the coding sequence ATGACAAGCGGACTGGACGATGTGATTGCCGCCGAAACCGTGCTGTCGGAAGTGGACGGCCAGGGCGGACACCTGACGATCCGAGGGCACGCCCTGCGCGAGCTGGCGGGCCGACGCGACTTCGCCAGCGTGACACATCTGCTTTTCGAAGACTTCTTCGCTGACCTTCCCAACGAGAAGGAACTGGCGGCAAGACTTGGGCACGCACGCGTCGAGGTCTTCGAACGCGTGAAAGCGCTGCTGCCGACGCTGGCCGCGCTCTCTGTCTATGACGGCATGCGCGCCGGCACGGCGCTGATGCCCGATGGCGACACGCTTGACGATGCTCTGCGCCTGATCGCGGCGCCTGCAGTGCTGACACCCGCGCTCTTGCGCCTGCGCAAGGGCCTCGATGCGATTGCTCCCGATGCCAACGCCGGCCATGCCGCCGACATGCTCGCCATGCTGACCGGAACGGGCGCCAACCGGAACCTGAGTGCCGCGCTCGACACCTATCTCGTCACCGTCTGCGATCACGGGCTCAACGCCTCGACCTTCGCCGCGCGTGTGGTGGCCTCGACCCAGGCCGGCCTCACCTCGTCGGCACTCGCCGGCCTCGGCGCCCTGAAGGGGCCGCTGCATGGCGGCGCGCCAGGTCCGGTGATCGCCATGCTGGACGCCATCGCCGCGACAGGAGATGCGACGGGCTGGCTGGACAGGGAACTGGCCGAGGGCCGCCGCATCATGGGCTTCGGCCACCGCATCTACCGCGTGCGTGACCCGCGCGCCGACGTGCTGAAGACCGTGGTACGCCGCATTGGCCCCGACGGCGCGGTCGGCCGCCGCCTGGCTTTCGCCGAAACGGTGGAACAGGCAGCACTCGATGTGCTGGGACGGGCCAAGCCCGGTCGCGTGCTGCAGACCAATGTCGAATTCTACACCGCACTTCTGCTCGAAGCGGCAGGCTTTCCGGAAGAGGCGTTCACCTGCGTCTTCGCTGCCGGGCGCATGGCCGGCTGGATTGCACATGCCCGCGAGCAGCAGGCGACGGGACGGCTGATACGGCCGCAGTCGCGCTACATCGGACCAGTGCCGGACCTCGTCGCCTGA
- a CDS encoding DUF1330 domain-containing protein, protein MPKGYWIARVDVRDTEGYKAYVEAAKLAFDRFGARFLARGGEHEKAEGQGRGRNVIIEFESLKAAQDCYHSPEYQRAVAIRQKVADGEIVLVEGI, encoded by the coding sequence ATGCCGAAGGGATACTGGATCGCTCGTGTCGATGTGCGCGACACGGAAGGCTACAAGGCCTATGTCGAGGCCGCCAAACTCGCCTTCGACCGTTTCGGCGCCAGGTTCCTGGCGCGCGGCGGTGAACACGAAAAGGCCGAAGGGCAGGGCCGCGGCCGCAACGTCATCATCGAATTCGAGAGCCTGAAGGCGGCGCAGGACTGCTACCATTCACCGGAATATCAGCGCGCCGTCGCCATCCGCCAGAAAGTGGCGGACGGCGAGATCGTGCTCGTCGAAGGCATCTAG
- a CDS encoding NAD(P)H-dependent oxidoreductase: MIPKILVFAGSIRSGAFSGRTADVAQKALAMQGADVTRISLADYPMPIFDEDIEKETGIPENVMKLARLLGAHDGLLLVTPEYNGSVSPLLKNAIDWVSMVRHDGGRQLKPMAGKAVALCSSSKGHFAGVRAINHLRAILLRCHMDIVTPECSVPNGASAFDADGNLVDERLRHAMDLVAQALVERARILSTRG, translated from the coding sequence GTGATTCCCAAAATCCTCGTCTTCGCGGGCTCGATCCGCAGCGGTGCCTTCAGCGGACGGACCGCCGATGTCGCGCAGAAGGCGCTGGCCATGCAGGGCGCGGATGTGACCCGCATTTCGCTGGCCGACTATCCGATGCCGATCTTCGACGAGGATATCGAGAAGGAAACCGGCATTCCGGAAAACGTCATGAAGCTGGCGCGCCTGCTCGGTGCCCATGACGGGCTGCTGCTGGTGACGCCGGAATACAATGGCTCCGTCTCGCCGCTGCTCAAGAACGCCATCGACTGGGTGAGCATGGTGCGCCATGACGGCGGCCGGCAGCTGAAGCCGATGGCCGGCAAGGCGGTGGCGCTGTGTTCGTCCTCGAAGGGCCATTTTGCCGGCGTGCGCGCCATCAACCACCTGCGCGCCATCCTGCTGCGCTGCCACATGGACATCGTCACGCCGGAATGCTCGGTGCCGAACGGCGCCTCGGCTTTCGACGCGGATGGCAATCTTGTCGACGAGCGGCTTCGCCACGCCATGGACCTGGTGGCGCAGGCGCTTGTCGAGCGCGCCCGCATACTATCAACGAGGGGATGA